In a single window of the Perca flavescens isolate YP-PL-M2 chromosome 18, PFLA_1.0, whole genome shotgun sequence genome:
- the LOC114572915 gene encoding serine/threonine-protein kinase PAK 4: protein MFQRRKKKKKKKLEISAPQDFRHRVHTSFDAASGRYVGLPPQWQSVIDTLRRPRPLVDTSRITQMQVSKTIVRGSFIGHGDYISHVISEMSGLSVSGSNSLRRNSPSARKRARSLGRLGELAEDQCYQYEKTAADGATYWQDRIRQESTALHRAKSSAEVTTPTDDETTPTTAEATPTAAGTGPTHSTGVQGSTGGPYARSEGAGLRQRPTSCQYRLQTDIRPSLRLPDLLASSTQTPTMHHSSYNLKLPPQQHQKSNHHVSSSALPPPLLQLRHRSVSQTAGGPHGPPPHGPRWPPLTHEQFKAALRTVVDPCDPRAALQDFVRIGEGSTGVVCIATETGSGRRVAVKMMDLRKQQRRELLFNEVVILRDYRHQNVVEMFGSAVVEEELWVIMEYLQGGALTHILSHTRLSEEQTATVCEGVLQALSYLHSQGVIHRDIKSDSILLTLDGRIKLSDFGFCAQISKDVPKRKSLVGTPYWMAPEVISKTPYGTEVDVWSLGIMVVEMVDGEPPYFSETPISAMKKLRDEAAPSIKNIHRVSPVLKDFLDCMLTRDTGTAAAEQLQHLDCCRPDLLQAPLPAAADHARQLTTPASCLAPLARLTTQPTHDQLTRLSADHDLSADHASADHASPADHARQLTTPSAAQLTTQPAAATAQLTTPLS, encoded by the exons ATGTTCCAGcgcaggaagaagaagaagaagaagaagctggagATTTCGGCGCCGCAGGACTTCCGTCACCGCGTGCACACGTCGTTCGACGCGGCCAGCGGGCGCTACGTGGGCCTGCCCCCCCAGTGGCAGAGCGTCATCGACACGCTGAGGAGGCCACGCCCCCTAGTGGACACTTCTAGGATCACACAGATGCAGGTCtccaag ACGATCGTGCGAGGTAGTTTCATTGGTCACGGTGACTACATCTCCCACGTCATCTCCGAGATGAGCGGCCTATCCGTGAGTGGCTCAAACTCTCTGCGCCGAAATAGCCCGTCGGCACGGAAACGGGCGCGCTCGCTGGGCCGGCTGGGCGAGCTGGCCGAGGACCAGTGCTACCAGTACGAGAAGACCGCCGCCGATGGCGCCACCTACTGGCAGGACCGCATCCGCCAGGAGAGCACCGCGCTGCACAGAGCCAAGTCCTCCGCCGAGGTGACCACGCCCACTGACGACGAGACCACGCCCACTACCGCCGAGGCCACGCCCACTGCCGCCGGGACAGGTCCCACACATTCAACAG GAGTTCAGGGTTCTACGGGAGGACCGTACGCCCGCAGcgagggggcggggcttagaCAGAGGCCCACTTCCTGTCAGTACCGCCTGCAGACAGACATCAGACCTTCGCTGAGACTGCCCGACCTGCTGGCATCCTCCACACAAACTCCCACAATGCATCACTCCTCCTACAACCTCAAG cTGCCCCCCCAACAGCACCAGAAGTCCAATCATCACGTCTCGTCCTCAGCGCTCCCTCCGCCCCTCCTCCAGCTTCGACATCGGTCTGTCTCCCAAACCGCCGGCGGCCCCCACGGCCCCCCACCCCACGGCCCCCGATGGCCCCCCCTCACCCACGAGCagttcaaggcagcgctgcggaCCGTGGTGGACCCGTGCGACCCCCGAGCGGCGCTGCAGGACTTCGTGAGGATCGGCGAGGGCTCCACCGGCGTGGTGTGCATCGCCACGGAGACGGGCAGCGGGCGCCGCGTGGCGGTGAAGATGATGGACCTGAGGAAGCAGCAGCGCCGAGAACTGCTGTTCAACGAG GTGGTGATCCTGAGGGACTACCGGCACCAGAACGTGGTGGAGATGTTCGGCAGCGCTGTGGTGGAGGAGGAACTCTGGGTCATCATGGAGTACCTGCAGGGAGGAGCTCTCACACACATCCTCAGCCACACCAG gCTGAGTGAGGAGCAGACGGCGACGGTGTGTGAAGGCGTCCTGCAGGCCTTGTCTTATCTTCACTCTCAGGGAGTTATTCATCGGGACATCAAGAGTGACTCCATCCTGCTGACACTGGACGGGagg ATCAAACTATCAGATTTTGGGTTCTGCGCTCAGATCAGTAAAGACGTCCCAAAGAGGAAGTCTCTGGTGGGGACTCCGTACTGGATGGCTCCGGAAGTTATCTCCAAAACCCCGTACGGGACCGAG gtGGATGTCTGGTCTCTGGGCATCATGGTGGTGGAGATGGTGGACGGAGAGCCGCCGTACTTCAGTGAGACGCCGATCAGCGCCATGAAGAAGCTGAGAGACGAGGCAGCACCAAGCATCAAGAATATACACAgg gtGTCTCCAGTGTTGAAGGACTTCCTGGACTGTATGTTGACCCGGGACACAGGGACTGCTGCCGCCGAGCAGCTCCAGCACCTCGACTGCTGCAGGCCCGACCTGCTCCAAGCACCTCTTCCTGCTGCAGCTGACCACGCTCGCCAGCTGACCACGCCCGCCAGCTGCCTGGCGCCGCTGGCCCGG CTGACCACACAGCCAACGCACGACCAGCTGACCCGCCTCTCAGCTGACCACGACCTCTCAGCTGACCACGCCTCAGCTGACCACGCCTCTCCAGCTGACCACGCCCGCCAGCTGACCACGCCCTCAGCCGCTCAGCTGACCACACAGCCAGCTGCAGCGACCGCTCAGCTGACCACGCCTCTCAGCTGA